A genomic stretch from Thermomicrobiales bacterium includes:
- a CDS encoding DUF512 domain-containing protein — MAPKISQLTNRRVDLAPETPGLIAGVAEGSLGAELGLKSGDRIVSIDGRPVIDFIDFQFHAQSESVSLEIARGNHVESVDLELEGDEYWGITFADATFDGVRICENSCPFCFIKQIPKGMRRSLYVMDDDFRYSMLYGSFVTLTNLDDEDWRRIEAERIGPLHVSVHATNPELRVALVGNPKGARILDDLARLDELGIDFHAQLVLCPNVNDGDELDRSLTDLSRFERLRSIAGVPVGLTRHGIELQSKQLRNSRECMRTLSSRRIEVRRYEPWEADAVIEQSERWQRRFRAERGETFFYLGDEFYLMTGREVPGTAMYDGFPQIEDGIGITRHLLDNLSGLMRRTNPDRLRGAQGIVACGTLIGDTMRHAVGQMNERLGTALDVVVIENDYLGHEINVSGLLTGHDFRAALADKTNGRPVFITSRAISDRTHTLLDDMTLADLSAAVGSPVVPCLTFSDVAADLRKRQDQLAA; from the coding sequence GTGGCCCCCAAAATCAGCCAACTGACCAATCGCCGCGTCGATCTTGCGCCCGAGACCCCAGGTCTCATCGCAGGTGTCGCAGAAGGCTCGCTCGGTGCGGAACTTGGACTGAAATCTGGCGACCGAATCGTCTCCATCGACGGTCGCCCCGTCATCGATTTCATCGACTTTCAGTTCCATGCCCAGTCAGAGTCGGTTTCCCTAGAGATCGCGCGCGGCAACCATGTCGAATCGGTCGATCTGGAACTGGAAGGGGACGAATACTGGGGCATCACCTTCGCGGATGCGACGTTCGACGGAGTGCGAATCTGCGAAAACTCCTGTCCCTTCTGCTTCATCAAGCAGATCCCCAAGGGGATGCGCCGTTCGCTCTATGTTATGGACGACGATTTCAGATATTCGATGCTTTACGGCAGCTTCGTCACCCTTACCAACCTCGATGATGAAGACTGGCGCCGCATCGAAGCCGAACGCATTGGACCGTTGCATGTCTCGGTGCATGCGACCAATCCGGAACTCCGTGTTGCGCTTGTCGGGAATCCGAAAGGCGCGCGCATCCTCGACGATCTCGCCCGACTGGATGAGTTGGGAATCGACTTTCATGCGCAACTGGTTCTCTGCCCGAACGTCAACGACGGAGACGAGCTGGACCGATCGCTCACGGACCTGAGTCGATTCGAGCGGCTGCGCTCGATCGCCGGAGTGCCGGTCGGTCTGACCCGGCACGGAATCGAGCTGCAAAGCAAGCAACTCCGCAACTCACGCGAATGCATGCGCACCCTGTCGTCACGACGGATCGAAGTGCGCCGCTACGAGCCGTGGGAAGCCGATGCGGTGATCGAGCAATCAGAGCGCTGGCAGCGACGATTCCGCGCCGAGCGTGGCGAAACGTTCTTCTACCTCGGCGACGAGTTCTATCTGATGACAGGACGCGAAGTGCCGGGCACGGCGATGTACGATGGATTCCCACAGATCGAGGATGGCATTGGCATCACCCGGCACCTGCTGGACAATCTGTCTGGCCTGATGCGCCGCACGAACCCGGATAGGCTCCGCGGTGCGCAAGGGATCGTAGCGTGTGGAACGCTGATTGGTGACACGATGCGCCATGCCGTTGGCCAAATGAATGAGCGGCTCGGCACCGCTCTCGACGTGGTTGTGATCGAGAACGACTACCTGGGACACGAGATCAATGTCTCGGGCCTCCTGACGGGCCACGATTTCAGAGCGGCTCTGGCAGACAAGACGAACGGCCGCCCTGTTTTCATCACGAGTCGGGCAATCTCCGACCGGACACACACGTTGCTCGACGATATGACGCTCGCCGATCTCTCGGCCGCGGTCGGCTCGCCGGTGGTGCCCTGCCTGACGTTTTCGGATGTCGCGGCCGACCTTCGCAAGCGACAGGACCAATTGGCCGCCTGA
- a CDS encoding PP2C family serine/threonine-protein phosphatase — protein MSSSLQLVVEQPLRFSTGAFEASADSTGRSAVLLREISLLDSGMTPQPATLMAVATDHADGAGNARAERAIASFQTAVVDGTQTDMAARLKSAFRAANADVYATDPGEISMVALVARGKYASFASVGDNQAFLYRADRVNQVTRNQRTERGGGRRSEQRTLDVQAGPQFLGVQERLESRLPAIFDITLLPLDALALVSGPLADSLAAGGTTNALVAPGQSFSGMIERRVADASDPGSAATVLEVLPIREPMAEPPAEALSSQSYLPYLLIALVMLAGLIFALWYFFA, from the coding sequence GTGTCAAGCTCTCTTCAGTTAGTTGTCGAACAGCCGCTGCGCTTCAGCACCGGGGCATTTGAAGCGAGTGCCGATTCCACTGGCCGCTCCGCGGTTCTGCTTCGTGAGATCTCGCTGCTCGATTCGGGAATGACGCCCCAGCCGGCGACACTGATGGCGGTTGCCACCGACCACGCCGATGGCGCCGGAAACGCCCGGGCCGAGCGCGCGATTGCGTCGTTCCAAACTGCCGTCGTCGATGGCACCCAGACCGACATGGCCGCGCGGTTGAAAAGCGCATTTCGCGCGGCCAACGCAGACGTCTACGCAACCGATCCCGGCGAGATCTCGATGGTTGCGTTGGTCGCACGTGGAAAGTACGCGTCGTTTGCATCTGTCGGCGACAACCAGGCATTTCTCTATCGCGCCGACCGGGTGAATCAGGTCACGAGGAACCAACGAACTGAGCGAGGAGGAGGACGGCGAAGCGAGCAGCGGACGCTCGACGTGCAGGCCGGACCGCAATTCCTCGGTGTGCAGGAGCGCCTGGAAAGCCGGCTTCCGGCGATCTTCGATATCACGCTCTTGCCGCTCGATGCATTGGCGCTGGTGAGCGGTCCGCTGGCCGACTCGCTTGCGGCTGGGGGAACGACGAACGCCCTCGTCGCGCCAGGGCAATCATTCTCGGGAATGATCGAGCGGCGAGTGGCAGACGCATCGGACCCAGGCAGCGCCGCAACCGTGCTCGAAGTCCTGCCCATCCGGGAACCCATGGCAGAGCCGCCCGCGGAAGCACTCAGCAGCCAAAGCTACTTGCCGTATCTTCTCATTGCATTGGTGATGCTGGCGGGGCTGATCTTCGCGCTCTGGTACTTCTTCGCCTAG
- the prmA gene encoding 50S ribosomal protein L11 methyltransferase yields the protein MNEHDASQGSWIELSVEVDHEAVEPVVELFSRYGYNEGVVIEEPFTQDRDGDNVRVDISRPFRIRTFIPQESFDASALDSIRTGIWHLGQLRGIGELTVETRNEEDWANAWKAHYKPVRVGSRVVVRPPWQTYDPGDDDIVVLLDPGMAFGTGTHPTTQTALRLLETLELDGRTVFDVGTGSGIIAIAAAKLGARKVDGVDIDAVSVRQAQTNIDLNGVRDSVTIWQSGMEATDSTLPTYDIVVANIIARVLVDISEQIAASVDTAGTLVLSGIIDSKEQSVIDCYAALGFEMIDRQQIEDWIGHIWRRR from the coding sequence TTGAACGAGCACGACGCATCCCAGGGGAGTTGGATCGAACTCTCGGTCGAAGTCGATCATGAAGCCGTCGAGCCGGTCGTCGAGCTCTTTTCGCGCTACGGATACAACGAGGGCGTCGTCATCGAAGAGCCATTCACACAGGATCGGGACGGTGACAACGTTCGAGTCGACATTTCTCGCCCGTTTCGAATCCGGACCTTCATTCCGCAGGAATCGTTCGATGCCAGCGCGCTCGACTCCATTCGCACCGGAATCTGGCATCTCGGGCAATTGCGCGGCATCGGCGAGCTGACGGTCGAAACGCGCAACGAAGAAGACTGGGCCAACGCCTGGAAAGCGCACTACAAACCAGTGCGCGTTGGTAGCCGGGTTGTTGTGCGGCCGCCATGGCAAACCTACGATCCCGGTGACGACGACATCGTGGTGCTACTCGACCCCGGAATGGCCTTCGGTACTGGCACACACCCAACAACCCAGACCGCCCTCCGTTTGTTGGAAACGCTCGAGCTCGACGGTCGAACGGTCTTCGATGTCGGCACCGGCTCAGGCATCATTGCGATCGCCGCAGCGAAACTGGGGGCACGCAAGGTCGACGGGGTCGACATCGATGCGGTCTCTGTACGGCAGGCGCAGACGAATATCGACCTGAACGGGGTTCGCGATTCGGTCACGATTTGGCAATCCGGAATGGAAGCGACGGATTCGACGCTGCCAACCTATGACATCGTAGTCGCGAACATCATTGCTCGCGTGTTGGTGGACATCTCCGAGCAAATTGCAGCGTCGGTCGACACGGCCGGGACGCTCGTCCTCAGCGGAATCATCGACTCGAAAGAGCAATCGGTCATCGACTGCTACGCCGCACTCGGATTCGAGATGATCGACCGGCAGCAGATCGAGGATTGGATCGGGCATATCTGGCGACGTCGCTGA
- a CDS encoding FHA domain-containing protein, whose protein sequence is MDAGSDALYQVVRVLFALSLLAFLYLVIRITMRDLQSQGHAYGRPVEPQLRAELVTMEGEAGSTVPEGLVFDIQGVTTLGRAESARVVLDDTSVSAHHAMLRPANGGWAIEDLGSKNGTLVNGRPVTSQVELACGDAIQLGRVRLRLMC, encoded by the coding sequence ATGGATGCCGGAAGCGATGCGCTCTATCAGGTGGTGCGAGTGCTCTTCGCTCTTTCGCTCCTCGCGTTTCTTTACCTCGTGATCCGCATCACTATGAGGGATCTTCAGAGCCAAGGTCACGCCTATGGCCGCCCAGTCGAACCTCAACTGCGCGCCGAACTGGTGACCATGGAAGGAGAAGCGGGCTCAACGGTGCCAGAAGGATTGGTCTTCGATATTCAAGGAGTTACAACGCTGGGCAGAGCGGAATCAGCGCGTGTTGTGCTGGACGACACGTCGGTTTCCGCGCACCATGCCATGCTGCGGCCGGCGAACGGCGGATGGGCAATCGAGGATCTGGGGAGCAAAAACGGGACCCTGGTGAACGGACGCCCTGTCACGTCGCAAGTCGAACTCGCATGCGGTGACGCGATTCAGCTTGGGCGCGTTCGGCTGCGGTTGATGTGCTAG
- a CDS encoding glycosyltransferase family 2 protein, whose product MTSTLVESPLAQISSEQRAAIGSFSLILPAHNEAENIELVVRDALGVLPAYFDTFEIIVVNDGSRDATGEIIDRLSREDARVRPIHHKKNRGYGGALTSGFNASTGDHVMFMDADRQFEIVDIERLYPFISTHEIVAGFRMMRQDELHRRVFAEVFNLVVRVLFGVHLRDIDCAFKIFDGDLIRSLQLSSPGALINTEIQAKARRQGAKLQQVGVRHFPRVAGEATGGNPRVIARAMKETIVLWWRMRTYQPPPGRPNVNGPYRLGDAIVATGALTGMAALLGILNRRKRS is encoded by the coding sequence GTGACATCGACTCTCGTTGAATCTCCCCTAGCTCAGATTTCCTCAGAGCAACGAGCCGCCATCGGCTCGTTTTCTCTGATTCTTCCAGCCCACAATGAAGCAGAAAACATCGAGCTGGTCGTTCGAGACGCGCTGGGGGTGCTACCCGCCTACTTCGATACCTTCGAGATCATTGTCGTGAACGACGGCTCGCGGGACGCTACGGGAGAGATCATCGACCGCCTATCCCGCGAAGACGCTCGTGTTCGCCCAATCCACCACAAAAAGAACCGCGGGTATGGTGGCGCGTTGACCTCCGGGTTCAACGCTTCGACGGGCGACCATGTCATGTTCATGGATGCCGACCGGCAGTTCGAAATTGTCGATATCGAGCGGCTCTATCCATTCATTTCGACACACGAGATCGTGGCCGGCTTCCGCATGATGCGACAGGATGAGCTTCACCGGCGCGTGTTCGCCGAGGTTTTCAACCTGGTCGTTCGCGTTCTCTTCGGCGTGCATCTGCGTGATATCGATTGTGCCTTCAAGATCTTCGACGGAGACTTGATCCGTTCACTTCAGCTTTCGTCGCCCGGCGCGCTGATCAACACCGAGATTCAGGCCAAGGCTCGTCGCCAGGGCGCGAAATTGCAGCAGGTCGGCGTTCGCCATTTCCCGCGGGTTGCCGGCGAAGCCACGGGCGGCAACCCGCGCGTAATCGCGCGAGCGATGAAAGAAACCATCGTCCTTTGGTGGCGGATGCGCACATACCAGCCGCCACCAGGTCGCCCCAACGTCAACGGCCCTTACCGCCTGGGAGACGCGATCGTCGCGACGGGCGCTCTCACCGGCATGGCGGCGCTTCTGGGAATACTGAATCGCAGAAAACGATCGTAG
- a CDS encoding DUF3662 and FHA domain-containing protein, with protein sequence MRLRPFTRIENSLEFIVERPFAMLFKRTVQPAEIGKRLKRELMAGNIVTVRGRVAPNDFSVELHPDDFGPYQQHGRVLADDLEGWLEEIALASNLSTVGVMRVQFHPSERVRKGRFEVNATVTEVEPETAHFLAPGLTEAFEVVSSRGAGPSGYVEICSGPATGEVFTVRKQIVTIGRDLSNDLIIDSAEVSRFHAELHDTQRGVSIVDRQSMNGTFVNGVPVAGVQLIESGDQLMFGTTICRYWRERL encoded by the coding sequence ATGCGCTTGCGCCCTTTCACCCGCATAGAGAACTCGCTCGAGTTCATCGTGGAGCGTCCCTTCGCGATGCTCTTCAAGCGAACCGTGCAGCCGGCCGAGATCGGGAAACGTCTGAAGCGTGAGCTGATGGCGGGCAATATCGTGACGGTTCGAGGGCGAGTGGCGCCGAACGATTTTTCCGTGGAACTGCATCCCGATGATTTCGGTCCCTACCAGCAGCATGGGCGCGTTCTGGCGGACGACCTGGAGGGCTGGCTCGAAGAGATCGCCCTCGCATCGAATCTGTCCACGGTTGGGGTCATGCGTGTTCAGTTTCATCCGAGTGAGAGAGTGCGCAAGGGACGATTCGAAGTGAACGCGACCGTAACCGAGGTCGAGCCAGAAACCGCGCATTTCCTCGCTCCCGGATTGACCGAGGCATTCGAGGTCGTCTCGTCGCGGGGCGCAGGGCCCTCGGGGTATGTCGAGATTTGTAGCGGACCCGCAACCGGGGAGGTCTTTACTGTTCGCAAGCAGATCGTCACCATTGGTCGGGACTTGAGCAACGACCTGATCATCGACAGCGCGGAGGTTTCGCGTTTCCATGCCGAGCTCCACGACACGCAGCGCGGTGTTTCGATTGTCGATCGGCAGAGCATGAACGGGACCTTCGTGAATGGCGTGCCAGTGGCCGGCGTCCAGCTGATCGAGTCCGGCGACCAACTGATGTTTGGCACGACTATCTGCCGCTACTGGCGCGAGAGACTGTGA
- a CDS encoding VanW family protein — MAQKSLTQPSGSPFAGIWPFGAATDTSSSHTKLGHVASRIVLACALIAIAAAGSLLAFRVAYADEIYPGVHVGGIDVGGMTRADAAAAIQARADEITAQRAYFDGFDQHWAPTLADLGVTVDLEASIDQAMAIGREASSADRLGSAISSLSGEHSLPIVLTIDSDKTEAWSMSVDQQINLIPHDAELVVQDGKISVVPEANGTIVDQAALQSSLLTSLQTMQAPTESLPTVDKLPSVHATDLVAVESALTAALSAPVKVTYGSQSWTIDPVDFGQFVSTSIDPAKTGAEAVSIAVDNEALASWLSTQFAASVDSDPKNAKVAWDGTKLKAIEASVDGAKIRPQTMAEMVSASFLGDHSPVEIPVTVLKPEVDGNNLDALGITTKLGVGSSNFDGSDDARATNITVGAELLNGTLIPPHGTFSFNHSIGVIGPELGFVEGQVIDGEKIGRDYGGGICQVSTTVFRAAFFSGMPIVEGWPHRWRLGFYELDDWTPGLDASIMQPEGDPFGGGDFRFENPSDSWMLVESYVDYPRVFVILYGADLGYTVDISDPVFGETYEPLQPSQTVDPTLPAGTIIQTEWAAEGLDITYYRTVYGADGDVVLEDDWVTNFYARGDVYKVSPDMAGQT; from the coding sequence GTGGCGCAGAAATCCCTGACTCAGCCTTCCGGTTCTCCGTTTGCCGGAATTTGGCCGTTTGGCGCGGCAACTGACACATCATCTTCTCACACGAAACTTGGTCATGTTGCGAGTCGCATCGTCCTCGCGTGCGCGCTTATAGCCATCGCCGCCGCGGGCTCTCTTCTCGCGTTTCGTGTGGCCTATGCCGATGAGATCTATCCCGGAGTGCATGTCGGCGGGATCGACGTCGGAGGCATGACGCGCGCCGATGCTGCTGCCGCCATCCAGGCTCGCGCCGACGAAATCACCGCGCAACGGGCGTATTTCGATGGTTTCGACCAGCATTGGGCGCCGACGCTCGCGGACCTGGGAGTTACCGTCGACCTGGAGGCTTCGATCGATCAGGCGATGGCCATCGGACGGGAAGCTTCGAGCGCGGACCGACTCGGATCGGCCATCTCGAGTCTGAGCGGAGAGCACAGCCTTCCAATCGTGCTCACCATCGATTCTGACAAGACCGAAGCGTGGAGCATGTCCGTCGATCAGCAGATCAACCTGATCCCGCACGATGCGGAGTTGGTCGTGCAGGACGGGAAGATTTCTGTCGTTCCCGAAGCGAATGGCACGATCGTCGATCAAGCGGCGTTGCAGTCGTCGTTGCTGACGAGCCTCCAGACGATGCAGGCTCCCACCGAGTCACTGCCCACGGTCGACAAATTGCCGTCTGTCCACGCGACTGACCTGGTGGCCGTCGAAAGCGCGTTGACCGCAGCGTTGAGCGCGCCAGTCAAGGTGACGTACGGCAGCCAGAGTTGGACGATCGACCCAGTTGACTTCGGGCAGTTCGTTTCTACTTCGATCGATCCCGCCAAGACTGGCGCAGAAGCGGTCTCGATCGCTGTCGACAACGAGGCGCTGGCGAGTTGGCTCAGCACCCAGTTCGCTGCCAGTGTTGACTCCGATCCAAAGAACGCCAAGGTGGCATGGGACGGCACCAAGTTGAAAGCCATCGAAGCGAGTGTCGACGGGGCGAAGATCCGACCACAGACGATGGCCGAGATGGTTAGCGCGTCATTCCTCGGCGACCACAGTCCAGTCGAAATCCCCGTCACGGTGCTCAAGCCCGAAGTCGACGGGAACAATCTCGATGCGCTTGGAATCACCACTAAATTGGGCGTCGGTTCGTCCAACTTCGATGGTTCTGATGATGCCAGGGCAACGAACATTACCGTCGGAGCGGAACTGCTCAACGGCACACTCATCCCGCCGCATGGGACGTTTTCGTTCAACCATTCGATCGGCGTGATTGGTCCTGAGCTCGGTTTTGTCGAGGGACAGGTAATCGATGGCGAAAAGATCGGCCGCGACTATGGCGGAGGGATCTGCCAGGTTTCGACCACGGTATTCCGGGCCGCGTTCTTCTCCGGCATGCCCATTGTGGAAGGTTGGCCGCATCGGTGGCGGCTCGGCTTCTATGAACTCGACGATTGGACCCCGGGCCTCGATGCGTCGATCATGCAGCCGGAAGGCGATCCCTTTGGCGGCGGCGACTTCCGGTTCGAGAATCCAAGCGATTCCTGGATGCTGGTCGAGTCATACGTCGATTACCCGCGTGTGTTCGTGATTCTGTATGGGGCTGATCTCGGCTATACCGTCGATATCTCCGATCCGGTCTTCGGCGAAACATATGAGCCGTTGCAGCCAAGCCAGACAGTTGATCCAACGCTGCCTGCGGGAACCATCATCCAAACCGAATGGGCGGCCGAAGGTCTCGATATCACCTACTACCGCACCGTTTACGGCGCCGACGGCGATGTGGTCCTGGAAGATGACTGGGTAACGAACTTCTACGCACGTGGGGACGTCTACAAAGTCAGTCCCGACATGGCGGGGCAAACATGA
- a CDS encoding amidohydrolase family protein: MQVVDAHVHIFPEEIVRHRDRFTARDRWFEELYASERARLATAEDLVESMDGAGIDISIACGFPWRDEGLCRFHNDYLRASAQSHPDRIAWLAIVSPRAAEAAYDAGVALAAGASGLGELNADAQGFDLQNPAELTDIVSVCVERDRPIMLHVSEPVGHSYPGKGESTPARLLSTLEAFPALRIVAAHWGGGLPFYELMPEVKAATANLAYDSAASTYLYDHSVFETVIDLVGVNRVLFATDFPVLKQAPLLNKVRARPGISASALSAVLGENAKRIYGLEEAIA, translated from the coding sequence ATGCAAGTCGTCGACGCGCACGTCCATATCTTTCCAGAGGAGATCGTTCGGCATCGAGACCGATTCACTGCGCGTGACCGCTGGTTCGAAGAGCTGTATGCCTCGGAACGGGCGCGGCTGGCAACTGCGGAAGACTTGGTCGAGAGCATGGACGGCGCCGGGATCGACATATCCATCGCCTGCGGGTTTCCGTGGAGAGACGAGGGACTCTGTCGGTTCCACAACGACTATCTTCGTGCGTCCGCGCAGAGTCACCCGGATCGGATCGCGTGGTTGGCGATCGTCTCTCCTCGTGCAGCCGAAGCCGCGTACGACGCAGGAGTCGCGTTGGCCGCGGGCGCCAGCGGGCTGGGTGAGTTGAACGCAGACGCGCAAGGGTTCGACCTGCAGAACCCAGCTGAACTGACAGACATCGTTTCAGTTTGCGTGGAGCGAGATCGCCCGATCATGCTGCATGTCTCCGAACCGGTGGGTCACAGCTATCCCGGCAAGGGGGAATCCACGCCGGCGCGGCTGCTGTCGACGCTGGAGGCGTTTCCTGCGTTGCGAATCGTTGCCGCGCATTGGGGAGGGGGACTGCCCTTCTACGAGTTGATGCCGGAAGTGAAGGCTGCAACGGCAAACCTTGCGTACGACTCAGCAGCCTCGACCTATCTCTACGACCACAGTGTGTTCGAGACCGTCATCGATCTGGTTGGAGTGAATCGAGTGCTCTTCGCGACGGACTTTCCGGTGCTCAAACAGGCGCCGCTCCTGAACAAGGTGCGCGCGCGCCCGGGAATCTCCGCATCCGCGTTGAGCGCTGTCTTGGGCGAGAATGCGAAGCGGATCTACGGACTAGAGGAGGCGATCGCATGA
- the rpe gene encoding ribulose-phosphate 3-epimerase, with the protein MKKPAQIGASILTADLLNLGDEIRRAEDAGVDFFHLDIMDGMFVPNITFGPIMVETVRSATDLPLDVHLMIASPDRYLDAFVDAGATTLTLHTEAADHLHGAMQHLKRRGVRAGVTVNPATPLVMLEEVLPIADQLLVMSVNPGFGGQTFIPGSLGKIERAFGMIERMNPACNLEVDGGIKASNIGKVRAAGADMFVVGSGVFNPDASVRESVAQLREALVASDS; encoded by the coding sequence GTGAAAAAGCCGGCACAAATTGGCGCGTCGATTCTGACCGCGGATTTGCTGAATCTGGGAGATGAGATACGACGCGCCGAGGATGCTGGGGTGGATTTCTTCCATCTCGATATCATGGACGGAATGTTCGTGCCGAACATCACGTTTGGGCCGATCATGGTGGAGACCGTACGATCGGCTACCGATCTGCCGCTCGACGTCCATCTGATGATCGCGTCCCCTGACCGATACCTGGATGCATTCGTCGACGCCGGAGCTACCACGCTCACGTTGCATACCGAGGCGGCGGACCACCTGCATGGAGCGATGCAGCACCTCAAGCGCAGGGGAGTTCGGGCAGGGGTTACGGTCAACCCAGCCACACCGCTCGTCATGCTGGAGGAAGTGCTGCCAATCGCCGACCAGCTGCTTGTCATGAGCGTCAATCCCGGATTTGGGGGTCAAACGTTCATCCCAGGTTCGCTCGGCAAGATCGAGCGAGCGTTTGGGATGATCGAGCGTATGAACCCAGCCTGCAATCTGGAAGTCGATGGCGGGATCAAGGCAAGCAATATCGGCAAGGTGCGGGCCGCGGGCGCGGATATGTTCGTAGTGGGATCCGGAGTCTTCAATCCGGACGCATCGGTCCGTGAATCAGTGGCGCAATTGAGAGAAGCGCTGGTCGCATCAGATTCTTGA
- the hisD gene encoding histidinol dehydrogenase: MNEPVSIRVVHGYSAAREALRRKGGLETLELSEGARRGIERVFGAPLTAEQVVDRIVDDVRARGDEALLHYTREIDRVELDSIDVPRSAWKTAFDSIDPALRTALVLAADQIRSFHEKQKRTSWIDFGPEGALGQIVRPLERIGVYAPGGSAVYPSSLLMTAVPGRVAGVEEIVVASPPAADGVSPLILAAAHVANVDRVIQVGGAQAIAAMAFGTESVPRVDKLFGPGNIFVVLAKRRVFGQVAIDQLPGPTETVVVADSSADPRLTTADMLAQAEHDGMASAILITTSERLAHMVQVELGLQLAQLERESIARESLAANGVIAIVATTEEAIDLANLYAPEHLCLLLQNPWDAVPLVKHAGGIFVGEGSPEALGDYTAGPSHVMPTGGTARFFSPIHVGDFTKVISLAAANDRALNRLGPATIALAKAEGLGGHARAIEFRLEQIAPD; this comes from the coding sequence ATGAACGAACCGGTATCGATTCGGGTCGTTCATGGTTACTCTGCCGCGCGCGAGGCCTTGCGCCGCAAGGGTGGGCTGGAGACCCTCGAGCTTTCGGAGGGCGCCAGACGCGGAATCGAGCGCGTTTTCGGTGCGCCGCTGACCGCCGAGCAGGTGGTCGATCGTATCGTCGACGACGTGCGCGCCCGCGGGGATGAAGCCCTGCTTCACTACACCCGCGAGATCGATCGCGTCGAGCTCGACTCCATCGATGTGCCGAGATCGGCATGGAAGACAGCCTTCGACAGTATCGATCCCGCGCTTCGAACAGCACTTGTCCTCGCTGCCGATCAGATCCGGTCGTTTCACGAGAAGCAGAAGCGCACGTCCTGGATCGATTTTGGTCCGGAGGGGGCGCTGGGGCAGATCGTTCGGCCACTGGAGCGCATCGGAGTCTATGCGCCCGGCGGAAGCGCGGTCTATCCGTCTTCGCTTCTGATGACCGCCGTTCCCGGACGAGTTGCGGGGGTGGAGGAAATCGTCGTCGCCTCGCCACCGGCGGCAGATGGCGTCTCGCCGTTGATCCTGGCGGCTGCCCATGTCGCCAATGTCGATCGGGTCATTCAGGTTGGGGGCGCCCAGGCCATCGCGGCTATGGCGTTTGGGACAGAGTCGGTGCCGCGGGTCGACAAGCTGTTCGGTCCCGGGAACATCTTTGTGGTACTGGCAAAACGGCGTGTCTTCGGCCAGGTCGCGATCGATCAGTTGCCCGGCCCCACAGAAACGGTCGTCGTAGCCGATTCCTCTGCCGATCCCCGGTTGACCACGGCTGACATGCTGGCCCAGGCGGAGCATGACGGTATGGCCAGCGCAATCCTGATCACCACCAGCGAGCGACTGGCCCACATGGTGCAGGTCGAACTCGGGTTGCAATTGGCGCAGCTGGAACGCGAGTCGATCGCTCGAGAGTCACTTGCAGCGAACGGGGTGATCGCGATAGTGGCTACAACCGAAGAAGCGATCGATCTGGCGAATCTCTACGCCCCTGAGCACCTCTGCCTGCTCCTGCAGAATCCATGGGACGCAGTACCGCTGGTCAAGCATGCCGGCGGAATCTTCGTCGGGGAAGGAAGCCCGGAAGCGTTGGGCGACTACACGGCTGGTCCCAGTCATGTGATGCCCACTGGAGGCACCGCGCGTTTCTTTTCGCCGATTCACGTGGGAGATTTTACGAAGGTCATCAGTCTCGCAGCGGCGAACGACCGAGCGTTGAACCGGCTTGGGCCGGCCACCATCGCTTTGGCGAAGGCGGAAGGGCTCGGCGGCCATGCGCGCGCGATCGAGTTTCGTCTCGAGCAGATCGCCCCCGATTAG
- the ruvA gene encoding Holliday junction branch migration protein RuvA, translating into MIAGLQGAIESKRADALLVDVNGVIYRVGTSTSTLSAVGGVGDPVRLFTYLLVREDALALFGFATQEELDIFEALISASGIGPKIACAALSRFRPEQLREAIHQGNAQLFSTVPGIGAKTAARLIVDLKGKLPEPAAGATFGAVAADDDVVAALRSLGYSAAEAMAAAMRVESIPGMTSEERVIAALRIINED; encoded by the coding sequence ATGATCGCAGGGTTGCAAGGAGCGATCGAATCGAAACGCGCCGACGCGCTGCTGGTCGATGTGAACGGCGTCATCTATCGCGTTGGGACATCGACATCGACCTTGAGTGCGGTCGGTGGTGTGGGCGACCCGGTGCGGCTTTTCACTTACCTGCTGGTACGGGAAGACGCATTGGCGTTGTTCGGATTCGCGACGCAGGAAGAACTCGACATCTTCGAGGCGCTCATCTCCGCATCAGGTATCGGGCCGAAGATCGCGTGCGCGGCACTTTCTCGGTTCCGACCAGAGCAGTTGCGAGAGGCAATCCATCAGGGCAATGCCCAACTCTTCTCGACAGTGCCTGGCATTGGCGCCAAGACGGCTGCCAGACTGATTGTCGACCTGAAAGGGAAACTTCCCGAACCAGCTGCCGGCGCCACCTTTGGCGCTGTCGCGGCCGATGACGATGTCGTTGCCGCGTTGCGGTCTCTCGGGTACTCCGCGGCAGAAGCGATGGCCGCGGCCATGCGCGTCGAATCGATTCCTGGCATGACGAGCGAAGAGCGCGTCATCGCCGCGCTCCGCATCATCAACGAGGACTAA